The bacterium genome includes the window AGCAGGTCCTGGAGCGTCGGGGGTTGCAGGTGCTGCGCTACACAAACCGCGACCTCGCCGGCGATCTCCGCTACATACTGGATCAGATTTTGGGCATCGCCGATCGCCGCCTCGAAGAGCAAGAGCGGGCGAATGAGTAACCCCTCCCTTCAGGGAGGGGTCGCGCCGGAGGCGCGGGGGTAGGCCGCCGTTTGGGTGGCGGGTGGTTGAGGAGGTACGGGGACGGGCGCACGGCTTCCTACCCCCTGCCCCCTCCCTGTAGGGAGGGGTCGCGCCGGAGGCGCGGGGGTAGGCCGCCGTTTGGGTGGCGGGTGGTTGAGGTGGTAGGGAGGAGGAGGGACGGCCTCCTACCCCCTCCCCCCTCCCTGAAGGGAGGGGTCGCGCCGCAGGCGCGGGGGTAGGCTGCCGTTGGGGCGGCGGGTGGTTGAGAAGGTACGGGGACGGCGGCACGGCTTCCTACCCCCTACCCCCTCCCTGTAGGGAGGGGTCGCGCCGGAGGCGCGGGGGTAGGCCGCCGTCTGGGGTTGCGGATGGTTGAGGAGGTACGGGGACGGGCGCACGGCTTCCTACCCCCTTGTATATTGGAACCGGGGCACTTTGACAGAGTCAGACATCTTGCTCGGGCGGCGCTCCGACGGGAGTGGTGCGCGGTAGGCCGTCTTTGACCCCTGGAGGCTCGACCTCGTGGGGCAGCTGGGTCGCCGCGCACCGCCCGAGCCATTTCCGTTGAGCCTGTACAGTTGCCTGAGGGCCGTCGCGGCACCTCGTATCTCACAAGGCCAGGCCAACCCGGAGCCATCCTATGTCCTATCAGGTGTTCGTCGGTATCGATGTCAGCAAAGCTTCTTTGGATGTCGCGGTCCTGCCGGGTTCACGGCGCACGCGCGTGGGCAATGACGAGTCCGGCTGGCGCGAGTTGATCGCGTGGCTGGGCGCGCCAGCGGACACGCTGGTGGTGCTCGAGGCCACCGGCGGCTATCAAAATGCCGCCGCCCTGGCGCTGCAGGAGGCCGGCTTCGCCGTGGTCGTGATGAACCCGCGCCCGATCCGCGACCACGCGCGGTCGAACAACGTGCTGGCCAAAACCGACCGGTTGGACGCGGCGGTCATCGCCGACTTTGCTCGCGAGAAACAGCCGCCGGTACGGCCGTTGCCCGACGCGCAAGCTCGCTTGCTGGGGGCGCTGATGGACCGGCGCCGGCAGTTGGTGCAGATGCTCGCAGTCGAGAAGAACCGCTTGCAGCAGGCCCCACCGGCCCTCGCCCGTGACATCACGCAGCATATCCAGTGGCTGAATAAGCGGCTCAAGCAACTGGATCGCGATCTGGATGACCGGATCCGTCAGAGTCCGCTGTGGCACGAGCGCGACCAGATTCTGCGGTCCGCGCCCGGGATTGGCCCGGCGGTCTCGCACACCCTGTTGGTCGAGTTGCCGGAGTTGGGGCAACTGAAGGCCAAGCAGATCTCCGCCCTGGTGGGGGTGGCACCGTTGAACCGCGATAGCGGCAAGTTCCGCGGACACCGGTCGATCTGGGGCGGCCGCTCTCAGGTGCGCTCGATGCTGTACATGGCGGTGGTGTCGGCGGTCCGCCATAACCCGGTCATCCGCACTTTCTACCAGCGTCTGAAGCGGGCAGGCAAGACGAGCAAAGTGGCGCTGGTGGCGTGCATGCACAAGCTGCTGATCATCCTGAACGCGATGCTCAAGCAGCGGCAGTACTGGGCGCCACGGGCTGTGCCGGGTTAGGCCTCAACCCAGCGCCCCGCCCGCCTGCAGGCCCCTCCATCGCGGACAGAAGGCGGGCGGGACGCGGAGCTAGCCGAGAGGCGGCGGCCGCGACAAACTACCAAAGAGCACGCACAACAAGCTTGACTCGCAATACAGTTGCTGCCCCCTCCCTGAAGGGAGGGGGAACGACAACGGCAACAACCATGCAGGAAGACATCGAGGCCTTCATCGCTTACCTCGTCGCCGAGGTGGGCCTGTCCGCTAACACCATCGCGGCTTACCGCCGCGACCTGGAGCAGTACGGCCTCTTCCTGCACGACCGCCAGCGCAACTTCCTGAACGCCGACGAGGACACCGTCACGGCCTACCTGGGCGAGTTGCGGGGACGGGGGATGGGGCGGGCTACCGTGCAACGCAAGCTGTCGGCGTTGCGCCAGTTGCACAAGTACCTGGTGCGCGAGGGTCTCACGCGGCACGACCCGACCGCCACCATTCCCGCCGTCCCCCGGCCGGTGCGACTGCCAAAGGTGCTGACGGTCAAGCAGTGCCTTGCCCTGCTCGACGCCCCCGACGCCACGACCCCCGGCGGGCTGCGCGATGCGGCGATGCTCACGTTGCTCTACGCCACCGGGCTGCGCGTATCGGAGTTGGTGGGCCTGCGGATGCACAACGTGGACCTGGAGGGGCGGAGCCTGCGCGTGCGGGGCAAGGGGGGCAAGGAGCGGGTGATACCGGTAGCGCCGCTCGCCCTGGACCTGCTGCAGCTCTACCTGCAGGAGGCCCGCCCGGCGCTCGACCAGGGCCATAGCGATGACGCCATCTTCCTGTCGCCGCGGGGCCGGGGCATGACGCGCCAGACGTTCTTCAACCACCTCAAGGACTACTGCCGCCTGGCGGACATCCCCCAGGACACGTCCCCCCACACGCTGCGGCACTCCTTCGCCACGCATCTACTGGAGGGCGGGGCCGACCTGCGCAGCATCCAGGAGATGCTGGGGCACTCCAGCCTGGGCACCACACAGATCTACACCCACGTCTCCTCGGGCCGCAAGCGCGCCGTGTACGACGCCACCCACCCCCGGGCCCACGACACCGAGCCCCCCGCTTAACGCACCCTTAGCTGCGCCATAACGCCCGGCCAACCGCCGCTTAACGGCGGGCGGCTATGCTCTCCCTCGATGACGCCGGCGAGGACAGACCCCGCCAGCGCATGACAACCCACGGAGGAGAGAGCATGAACACATCACGGTCGCAGGGCTTCACCCTCATCGAACTCCTGGTGGTGATCGCCATCATCGCCATCCTCGCCGCCATCCTGTTTCCCGTCTTCGCACAGGCCC containing:
- a CDS encoding IS110 family transposase, whose product is MSYQVFVGIDVSKASLDVAVLPGSRRTRVGNDESGWRELIAWLGAPADTLVVLEATGGYQNAAALALQEAGFAVVVMNPRPIRDHARSNNVLAKTDRLDAAVIADFAREKQPPVRPLPDAQARLLGALMDRRRQLVQMLAVEKNRLQQAPPALARDITQHIQWLNKRLKQLDRDLDDRIRQSPLWHERDQILRSAPGIGPAVSHTLLVELPELGQLKAKQISALVGVAPLNRDSGKFRGHRSIWGGRSQVRSMLYMAVVSAVRHNPVIRTFYQRLKRAGKTSKVALVACMHKLLIILNAMLKQRQYWAPRAVPG
- the xerD gene encoding site-specific tyrosine recombinase XerD; this translates as MQEDIEAFIAYLVAEVGLSANTIAAYRRDLEQYGLFLHDRQRNFLNADEDTVTAYLGELRGRGMGRATVQRKLSALRQLHKYLVREGLTRHDPTATIPAVPRPVRLPKVLTVKQCLALLDAPDATTPGGLRDAAMLTLLYATGLRVSELVGLRMHNVDLEGRSLRVRGKGGKERVIPVAPLALDLLQLYLQEARPALDQGHSDDAIFLSPRGRGMTRQTFFNHLKDYCRLADIPQDTSPHTLRHSFATHLLEGGADLRSIQEMLGHSSLGTTQIYTHVSSGRKRAVYDATHPRAHDTEPPA